In Candidatus Defluviibacterium haderslevense, the following are encoded in one genomic region:
- a CDS encoding L-serine ammonia-lyase translates to MERISVFDIFKIGVGPSSSHTMGPWKAALEFLQEVGNQSEKLSHVHVELYGSLAKTGKGHGTDVAVILGLMGHHPETIPIDQVGYLVSEVERSQTLHFGNIKWIPFNPQEDIIFYMNQTLPYHANGVRFRCFFTDETSYSATYYSIGGGFIVKEGVEDSKSQIVMPYPIDTGEDLKSWCESLNHSISEIVMHNELALRPESQIHDELMRIWQVMKECIYTSCHIEGILPGGLNVQRRAFQMAANLMGDNTYSNVDEWIAIIKKGPHTFNSTLKWLSCFALAVNEENAAFGRIVTAPTNGAAGVIPAVLMYHVCFSDHFQEKDIITFLLTAGELGSLFKKGATISAAMGGCQAEIGVSSAMAAGALAEVLGGDFQQAMMAAEIAMEHHLGMTCDPIGGLVQIPCIERNTMGAIKAVTACQIALDSDPEKALVSLDAVIKTMKATAIDMNTKYKETADGGLALVFSVNLVEC, encoded by the coding sequence ATGGAGCGAATTAGTGTTTTTGATATTTTTAAAATAGGCGTAGGTCCTTCAAGTTCACATACCATGGGACCATGGAAGGCAGCACTTGAATTCCTCCAGGAAGTAGGTAATCAATCAGAAAAGTTGAGTCATGTTCATGTAGAACTATATGGCTCACTGGCCAAAACTGGAAAAGGGCATGGCACCGATGTAGCGGTTATTCTGGGTTTGATGGGTCATCATCCGGAAACCATTCCCATTGATCAGGTGGGTTATTTAGTTTCTGAAGTAGAACGCTCGCAGACTTTACATTTCGGAAATATAAAGTGGATTCCTTTCAATCCTCAGGAGGACATCATCTTTTATATGAACCAAACGCTTCCTTATCATGCCAATGGTGTTCGGTTTAGATGTTTTTTTACAGATGAAACTTCGTATAGTGCTACTTATTATTCAATAGGTGGCGGGTTCATCGTCAAAGAAGGTGTTGAAGATTCCAAATCTCAAATTGTTATGCCCTACCCGATCGATACGGGTGAAGATCTTAAATCCTGGTGTGAATCTTTGAATCATTCCATTTCCGAAATAGTCATGCACAATGAATTAGCCCTTCGGCCTGAATCTCAGATACACGATGAATTGATGCGTATCTGGCAAGTCATGAAAGAATGCATTTATACTTCCTGCCATATCGAAGGCATCCTTCCCGGAGGTCTTAATGTGCAGCGAAGAGCTTTCCAAATGGCAGCTAATTTAATGGGAGATAACACCTACTCCAATGTAGATGAATGGATCGCGATCATCAAAAAAGGACCTCATACTTTTAACTCTACATTAAAATGGTTGAGCTGTTTCGCACTTGCAGTGAATGAAGAAAATGCTGCTTTCGGGCGTATCGTAACGGCGCCAACTAACGGCGCTGCTGGAGTCATTCCCGCCGTATTAATGTACCATGTATGTTTCTCTGATCATTTCCAGGAAAAAGATATTATTACCTTTTTATTGACTGCCGGCGAATTGGGTAGTCTGTTTAAAAAAGGAGCCACCATTTCGGCAGCTATGGGCGGATGCCAGGCTGAAATTGGGGTTTCATCCGCCATGGCTGCAGGAGCTCTGGCAGAAGTCCTCGGTGGTGATTTCCAGCAAGCCATGATGGCAGCCGAAATTGCTATGGAGCATCACCTTGGCATGACCTGTGATCCTATAGGCGGTCTTGTTCAAATACCCTGCATCGAACGCAATACCATGGGCGCCATTAAAGCCGTCACAGCGTGCCAAATTGCTTTGGATTCAGATCCCGAAAAAGCGCTCGTTTCCCTCGATGCTGTAATTAAAACCATGAAGGCAACGGCTATTGACATGAATACCAAATACAAAGAAACAGCTGATGGTGGACTAGCCTTGGTTTTCTCAGTCAATCTGGTAGAATGCTAA
- a CDS encoding gliding motility-associated C-terminal domain-containing protein, which translates to MRMQIFVILLTSLLTLDIGLSQDIRITYQLPDQLTVCSQDTFWVDLENTSNQNLSAILVQVSLPKGVFYQAGSIINASEQNVSDLSSPVFLVSQVQGFTKVKLHVLLTATCESYTQINQGLSFQNKIVIQYNGQQDSTLTNPPYQIQTPFLVITDVPDQIINIGTNGKRTVKITNTRLGSCREFIFEDRHVKAVISAPGKQILVENDTLLRIFFGPKDIVLIGDKDSLFEKDEMIVFEESIKPIDCNPYSIISYFMASWGCHQEYCQEYLESAGVEFVTNDKRAMLNFIPNAKAPKCICQIFGEEQELIVKNIGQKIAEQVIIEVRSAPPGSTTNAGIIKDSITVIGNVIIDSIIYSERNTSPICSNQEYYYSAKVYLHELDVNQEVIIKFRYATCEGTAPSGPNGKLNWYYSYNYSSQCVINSQVAKANIPVDVNLPILGEVKISGQIENNQSVLYSDTKYTFISSMNIPKGLTNEKLIVEFQLPCPLQLQDSLFLIEGKSPIEINIIHPTPGSSTAIKLIYQTPFNSQDLKLSFDIKADCSLPCIDSINNLQKIKFVSTCNPKLNKAKNILAEICSAVQLTCPDDLGNCGKSNLSKYGISFECDTVNTINDTVSGYLNFTSAAYRFNYGKKDNDNDRFRETGNVDSTLIFKNHVITGDTVANELFSKIVVDQKGASFDSLLFYVSTEVTMDRKHALIDLYDASEQKWFHFETDSIDVLDSKSKLPGCDQPVVTDLAIGSGYYVSLTPEMLHQLNKDLPAHFRFEENDSLHIIILGRIISFVGDRIAPINMIHHVLLMNRERVKENPFYCNVITHKLRLTTMNLQFDAVSNDAVLCGNLGVLPAISFKGSKWLNNFFPYEFRSFYKLDSALISISPGLRIDSAEINIFYFDSTAKRQVGTFIVPTYFDNRWKLDLNVLKQIRFDENYELQMLCYVSTDDCELIKDKKNLSANVIIYVSTDFDAQFALVPIFTQLYGSHIYTKSFTINSYNGNAYLDFVNKSLVTSDKNIEWKANLIKLQETGYFKIKIKSIKGEIYQFGLKTIPTVSVQKLDSSTFLVGPVPINTNLEFVFSAINSTCKMDTIVLESSWYCGAIVDTSMKSCTVNQFIIPVQSERAELEFDIMQNSKESVLCDTLPAIELYLYNADKGTAYNVYVDLFIPDGIIIDVNSIRVAYPSNAAFIPMAAPVLISKGHYRWNLAALVPSISANGLPGVEHAPDNGVRIKFQGITDCNSIVNGTIQFKTSAFNICGEMTNELSKNSQQIKIKGITTQGDYKLETILDNHSVCEDELDIIVRIIGSQISKVTDSFRIILPNPIQVINGSLKVISNIDISGYRIIQSNNSSELIVPMVDGIMPNQVISFSFRLRNFKFLECGEVNIPSIMYSRQSVFCKSSQTNCDVYVEGARANILFNKVAPSLFLDSMNITSLPLLDSTTIQINYHIANMKTSVDSSFCMGIYNDSNHNAHLDSNDPLINIYEFKYGTDVREGNNDWLVRLANSSIKQCALIAAIIPKSCLCGLDTLYKSLNMPLNFYYSDSLCNGGGFQIGVPSETNHTYRWIKGNVFCDTCSSNMVMFHDTNQVTKIFEYSLSDTQSDSCNRLYHYSILIHPNPVGKKFMVESCKNSSLDITSGDRVTFNWRGPGIVIPNQSVQKVVADTNKMYFLDFLDVNQCSGTDTFCVIVYPISQSGIISDDTTIVYGSYADLFVQGVQQIKWSPINSLDCGTCKTVRASPKETTTYEVMGEDTFGCPILLRVTVFVIVPECDYTKVFIPNAFSPNGDHANDVLKVYGINTNKIHLVIYDRWGEKVFESFSTDDGWNGMYKGKYLAPDVYGYYLEADCFGKMEFVKKGNISLLK; encoded by the coding sequence ATGAGAATGCAAATTTTCGTTATTCTATTAACATCCCTTCTAACTTTGGATATCGGATTATCTCAAGATATTCGTATTACGTATCAATTACCAGATCAACTGACCGTATGCAGTCAGGATACGTTTTGGGTGGACCTCGAAAACACAAGCAACCAAAATCTATCTGCTATTCTGGTCCAGGTTTCATTACCGAAAGGTGTGTTTTATCAAGCTGGCTCAATTATAAATGCTTCTGAACAAAATGTCTCCGACTTATCTAGCCCAGTATTTTTAGTAAGTCAAGTTCAAGGATTTACAAAAGTTAAGCTACACGTATTATTAACTGCAACGTGCGAATCTTATACCCAAATTAATCAGGGATTGAGTTTTCAAAATAAGATTGTCATTCAATATAATGGGCAACAAGATTCAACTCTGACCAATCCTCCTTACCAAATTCAGACACCTTTTCTGGTGATTACTGACGTGCCGGATCAAATCATCAATATAGGTACCAATGGCAAACGTACCGTTAAAATCACCAATACCCGACTCGGATCATGTCGTGAATTCATATTTGAAGACCGACATGTTAAGGCAGTAATTTCGGCACCAGGAAAACAGATATTAGTAGAAAACGATACTTTATTGAGGATTTTTTTTGGACCAAAGGATATTGTGTTAATTGGTGATAAAGACAGTTTGTTTGAAAAAGATGAAATGATTGTTTTTGAAGAATCGATTAAACCAATCGATTGTAATCCTTATTCCATCATTAGTTATTTTATGGCTTCATGGGGATGTCATCAGGAATATTGTCAGGAGTATTTAGAATCTGCAGGCGTTGAATTTGTTACCAATGATAAAAGAGCTATGCTCAATTTTATTCCTAACGCTAAAGCGCCAAAATGTATCTGTCAAATTTTTGGAGAAGAGCAAGAATTGATAGTCAAAAACATCGGTCAGAAAATTGCAGAACAAGTCATCATTGAAGTTCGTTCAGCGCCTCCAGGATCTACTACCAATGCTGGAATAATTAAAGATAGTATAACTGTAATTGGCAATGTAATCATCGATAGTATAATCTATTCAGAACGCAACACAAGTCCTATCTGTAGCAATCAGGAATATTATTATTCAGCAAAAGTTTATCTGCACGAATTGGATGTCAATCAAGAAGTAATTATTAAATTTAGATATGCTACTTGCGAAGGTACAGCACCTAGTGGCCCTAATGGAAAATTGAATTGGTATTATTCATATAATTATTCTTCTCAATGTGTGATTAATAGCCAAGTGGCAAAGGCTAATATTCCGGTAGATGTTAATTTGCCCATATTGGGAGAAGTTAAGATCAGTGGACAAATCGAAAACAACCAATCTGTATTATACAGTGATACAAAATATACATTCATTAGTTCAATGAATATACCTAAAGGGTTGACCAATGAAAAATTGATTGTAGAATTTCAATTACCATGTCCGCTTCAACTACAAGATAGTTTATTTCTAATTGAAGGTAAATCACCGATCGAAATAAATATAATTCATCCGACCCCTGGTTCCAGTACGGCGATAAAATTAATCTATCAGACCCCTTTTAACTCACAGGATTTGAAGTTAAGTTTTGATATCAAAGCAGATTGTAGTTTGCCATGTATAGATAGCATTAATAATTTACAAAAGATAAAATTTGTTTCTACTTGTAATCCTAAATTAAATAAAGCTAAAAATATTTTAGCAGAAATATGTTCTGCAGTCCAATTAACTTGTCCTGACGATTTAGGTAATTGTGGCAAGTCTAATTTAAGTAAATATGGAATTTCTTTTGAATGTGATACCGTAAATACCATAAATGATACCGTATCTGGCTATTTGAATTTTACTTCTGCGGCATATCGGTTTAATTATGGAAAAAAAGACAATGATAATGATCGTTTTCGCGAGACAGGTAATGTAGATTCTACACTCATTTTTAAAAATCACGTGATTACCGGAGATACGGTAGCGAATGAGTTGTTTTCTAAAATTGTAGTAGATCAAAAAGGTGCAAGTTTTGATTCACTATTGTTTTACGTTTCCACGGAGGTGACTATGGATCGTAAACATGCATTGATTGACTTATATGATGCCAGTGAACAGAAATGGTTTCATTTTGAAACGGATAGTATAGATGTGTTAGATTCAAAATCAAAATTGCCGGGTTGTGACCAACCCGTAGTCACAGATCTTGCGATAGGTTCTGGATATTACGTGTCACTTACCCCTGAGATGTTGCATCAATTAAATAAAGATCTTCCTGCTCATTTTAGATTCGAAGAAAATGATAGTTTGCATATCATTATTTTAGGTAGAATCATTTCTTTTGTTGGTGATCGCATAGCGCCAATTAATATGATCCATCATGTATTGCTTATGAATAGGGAGCGGGTAAAAGAGAATCCTTTCTACTGTAATGTGATTACCCATAAACTTCGATTAACCACCATGAATTTGCAGTTCGATGCTGTATCCAATGATGCTGTATTATGTGGTAATTTGGGTGTTTTACCTGCAATAAGTTTTAAGGGGTCAAAGTGGCTAAATAATTTTTTTCCTTATGAATTCAGATCATTTTATAAATTGGATTCAGCATTAATAAGCATTAGTCCCGGGCTAAGAATTGATAGCGCTGAAATTAATATTTTCTATTTTGACAGTACGGCCAAACGTCAAGTTGGAACATTTATCGTACCGACTTATTTTGATAATAGATGGAAGTTGGATTTAAATGTATTGAAACAAATAAGATTTGATGAGAATTATGAATTGCAAATGTTGTGCTATGTATCAACCGATGATTGTGAATTGATTAAAGACAAAAAAAATCTAAGTGCAAACGTTATTATATATGTATCAACTGATTTTGATGCTCAGTTTGCATTAGTGCCCATCTTTACTCAATTATATGGTTCGCATATTTATACTAAGAGTTTTACAATAAATTCATATAACGGAAATGCTTATTTAGATTTTGTCAACAAGTCATTAGTAACTTCTGATAAAAACATTGAGTGGAAGGCCAACTTAATTAAGCTACAAGAAACTGGATATTTTAAAATTAAAATAAAAAGTATCAAAGGTGAGATCTATCAATTTGGTCTAAAGACGATTCCAACAGTATCGGTTCAAAAATTAGATTCTTCAACATTTCTTGTCGGTCCGGTTCCCATCAATACAAATCTTGAATTTGTTTTTTCAGCAATTAATTCTACTTGTAAAATGGATACCATCGTCTTGGAATCAAGTTGGTATTGTGGTGCCATTGTAGATACGAGTATGAAGTCTTGTACGGTAAACCAATTTATAATTCCTGTGCAATCTGAACGCGCGGAATTAGAATTTGATATCATGCAGAACAGTAAAGAATCAGTATTGTGTGATACCCTGCCTGCGATAGAGCTTTATTTATACAATGCTGATAAGGGGACTGCCTATAATGTTTATGTGGACTTATTTATTCCTGATGGTATTATTATCGATGTAAATTCAATTCGAGTGGCATATCCTTCCAATGCTGCTTTTATCCCAATGGCAGCTCCAGTATTGATTTCAAAAGGACATTATCGTTGGAATTTAGCGGCATTAGTTCCTAGTATTAGCGCAAACGGATTACCCGGAGTGGAACATGCTCCTGATAACGGAGTGCGGATAAAATTCCAAGGTATCACAGATTGCAATTCAATCGTTAATGGAACGATCCAATTCAAAACCTCTGCATTTAATATTTGCGGTGAAATGACAAACGAGTTATCAAAAAACAGTCAACAAATAAAAATCAAAGGAATAACGACTCAGGGGGATTATAAATTAGAAACGATTCTGGATAATCATTCAGTATGTGAAGATGAACTTGATATTATTGTTCGAATCATAGGAAGTCAAATTTCAAAAGTGACGGATAGTTTTCGAATTATTTTACCGAATCCAATTCAAGTGATCAATGGTTCTTTGAAAGTTATTTCCAATATTGATATTTCTGGATACAGGATCATTCAATCCAACAATAGTTCTGAATTAATTGTGCCTATGGTCGATGGAATAATGCCTAATCAAGTCATCTCATTTTCGTTTAGATTGAGGAATTTTAAATTTTTGGAATGTGGGGAAGTTAATATTCCAAGTATTATGTATTCCAGACAAAGTGTATTCTGTAAATCTTCTCAAACCAATTGTGATGTTTATGTAGAAGGGGCGCGTGCGAATATACTATTCAATAAAGTAGCTCCAAGTCTATTTTTAGATTCAATGAACATTACATCATTACCCCTTTTAGATTCAACGACCATTCAAATCAATTATCATATTGCAAACATGAAAACATCGGTGGATTCAAGTTTTTGTATGGGTATTTATAATGATTCCAATCACAATGCACACCTTGATAGTAATGATCCTTTGATCAATATTTACGAATTTAAATATGGGACAGACGTCAGGGAAGGTAACAATGATTGGTTAGTAAGATTAGCAAATTCATCCATTAAGCAATGTGCCTTAATTGCTGCTATCATTCCGAAGTCTTGTTTGTGTGGGCTAGATACCCTTTACAAATCTTTGAATATGCCATTAAACTTTTATTATAGTGACAGTTTGTGTAATGGGGGAGGATTTCAGATTGGTGTTCCATCTGAAACCAACCACACGTATCGCTGGATCAAAGGGAACGTATTCTGTGATACCTGTTCAAGTAACATGGTTATGTTCCATGATACAAACCAAGTGACTAAAATTTTTGAATATTCGTTATCAGATACTCAAAGTGATTCTTGCAACAGACTTTATCATTATAGTATATTAATTCATCCCAATCCAGTTGGTAAGAAGTTCATGGTAGAGTCGTGTAAGAATTCCAGTCTTGATATTACAAGTGGGGATAGAGTGACTTTTAATTGGCGTGGACCGGGAATTGTGATTCCCAATCAATCCGTACAAAAAGTTGTAGCAGATACCAATAAAATGTATTTTTTAGATTTTTTAGATGTGAATCAATGTTCGGGTACGGATACATTTTGTGTAATCGTTTATCCCATATCACAAAGTGGAATCATTTCTGATGATACAACTATTGTTTATGGTAGTTACGCTGATTTATTCGTCCAGGGCGTGCAGCAAATTAAATGGTCCCCAATAAATTCGTTGGATTGTGGTACTTGTAAAACTGTTCGTGCTTCACCAAAAGAAACTACTACATACGAAGTTATGGGCGAGGATACCTTTGGTTGTCCGATCCTACTTCGAGTAACAGTATTTGTGATCGTGCCGGAATGTGATTACACCAAGGTATTTATTCCGAATGCTTTTTCTCCTAATGGGGATCATGCTAACGATGTGTTGAAGGTTTATGGAATAAATACCAACAAAATTCATCTGGTCATTTATGATCGCTGGGGGGAGAAGGTATTTGAATCATTTTCGACTGATGATGGATGGAATGGTATGTATAAGGGTAAATATTTAGCACCTGATGTTTATGGATATTATCTCGAAGCGGATTGTTTTGGAAAAATGGAATTTGTAAAAAAGGGGAATATTAGCTTGTTGAAGTAA
- the gap gene encoding type I glyceraldehyde-3-phosphate dehydrogenase: protein MMKKRVAINGFGRIGRLTCRQLLHYPDIEVVAVNDLTDIPTLAHLFKYDTAHRKYQGEVHAGTDFIEIDGQKIKALAQKDPLLLPWKDLNIDIVLECTGIYLTHDTAHQHIQAGAKKVILSAPPKDSSIPIFVLGVNDPELNITSDIISNASCTTNCLSPLIKIINDTWGIKMATMNTIHAYTQDQRLQDAPHKDLRRARAAAMSIIPTSTGAAKAVEQVYPDIKGKLFASSYRVPVITGSLIELFCVLNTEVTIQDINNRFQLASTTTHQGLIEFNLDPVVSTDIIGNPHSAVFDAELTEAQGNYIKIVAWYDNEAGYSNRLANMCSRLAKLLA, encoded by the coding sequence ATTATGAAAAAACGCGTAGCTATTAATGGATTTGGTCGAATAGGGAGATTGACTTGCAGACAATTATTACATTATCCTGATATAGAAGTAGTTGCCGTTAATGATTTAACTGATATTCCTACTTTAGCGCATCTTTTTAAATACGATACAGCCCATCGTAAATACCAGGGAGAAGTACACGCTGGCACTGATTTTATTGAAATTGATGGGCAGAAGATTAAGGCATTGGCTCAAAAAGACCCTTTACTCTTGCCTTGGAAAGACCTTAACATCGATATCGTGCTAGAATGTACTGGAATTTACCTTACACACGACACAGCACATCAACATATTCAGGCAGGTGCAAAGAAAGTAATCCTTTCAGCCCCACCAAAGGATTCAAGTATTCCCATTTTTGTTTTAGGGGTAAATGATCCAGAATTAAATATCACATCCGATATTATCTCAAATGCCTCTTGCACAACCAATTGTTTGTCACCATTAATAAAAATCATCAATGATACCTGGGGAATTAAAATGGCAACCATGAATACCATCCATGCCTATACCCAAGATCAGCGCTTACAGGATGCACCACACAAGGATTTGAGACGAGCCCGTGCAGCAGCCATGAGCATTATACCTACATCTACAGGGGCAGCTAAAGCCGTAGAACAGGTTTATCCTGACATTAAAGGCAAATTATTCGCTTCCTCATATAGAGTACCCGTAATAACAGGATCGCTCATTGAATTATTTTGTGTACTAAATACTGAAGTCACCATTCAAGACATCAACAATCGCTTTCAACTTGCCTCCACTACTACCCACCAAGGACTCATTGAATTTAACTTGGATCCTGTTGTTTCAACTGATATTATCGGCAATCCGCACAGTGCTGTTTTTGATGCTGAATTAACTGAGGCTCAGGGAAATTATATTAAAATAGTGGCCTGGTATGATAATGAGGCGGGATATTCCAATCGGTTAGCCAATATGTGTTCCAGATTAGCCAAATTATTAGCTTAA
- a CDS encoding phosphoglycerate kinase, with translation MKRLVVKGKVVLLRVDFNVPINSAGEITDENRIEKSIPTIQNLLDQGAKLVIMSHLGRPLKELLPNGDINLIKFSLKPVAENLQKRLKNKVQFATDCGGPETQRLIQHLKEGEVLLLENTRFYKGEEKGDAIWAESLSKLGSFYINDAFGAAHREHATTATIARFFDKDHKAFGLLMDEELEHSKKITESPEHPLTAIIGGAKVSDKIELISNLIDLCDTILIGGGMAYTFFAAQGYHIGTSLCELDKLELAKSLIQKAHDRKVKLILPLDSVTGSSFSNESTIGVTPDVNIPDQCMGLDIGPKTIKLFSKIIHDSKTIVWNGPMGVFEMSNFEQGTKSIALAVAEATYKGCFSLIGGGDSVAAINKYHLEEDVSYVSTGGGAMLELLEGKTLPGVAAILS, from the coding sequence ATGAAGAGATTAGTTGTAAAGGGTAAAGTAGTTTTATTACGTGTTGATTTTAATGTTCCCATTAATTCAGCAGGAGAAATAACAGATGAAAATCGTATAGAAAAATCAATTCCAACGATTCAGAATTTATTAGATCAAGGCGCCAAATTAGTTATTATGTCTCATCTTGGCAGACCATTAAAAGAACTATTGCCCAATGGAGACATTAATTTAATCAAATTTTCGCTTAAACCAGTTGCCGAAAATCTCCAAAAAAGGTTAAAAAATAAGGTCCAATTTGCGACCGACTGTGGTGGACCCGAAACTCAAAGACTGATCCAACATTTAAAAGAAGGAGAAGTTCTTCTCTTAGAAAATACCCGGTTCTACAAAGGCGAGGAAAAGGGCGATGCGATCTGGGCAGAATCTCTATCAAAACTGGGTTCGTTTTACATCAATGATGCCTTTGGGGCTGCTCATCGCGAACATGCGACTACCGCTACCATTGCCAGATTTTTTGATAAAGATCACAAAGCTTTCGGTTTATTAATGGATGAAGAGCTGGAGCATTCCAAAAAAATTACAGAATCCCCGGAACATCCTTTAACAGCTATTATTGGAGGCGCTAAAGTGTCCGATAAAATAGAATTAATATCTAATCTAATAGATTTATGTGATACGATACTCATCGGTGGTGGTATGGCTTACACTTTTTTCGCAGCTCAAGGTTATCATATTGGAACATCACTTTGTGAATTAGATAAATTAGAACTAGCCAAATCACTCATTCAAAAAGCACATGATCGTAAAGTCAAACTCATACTTCCTTTAGACAGTGTTACTGGAAGTTCTTTTAGTAATGAATCAACCATTGGTGTGACCCCGGATGTTAACATTCCAGATCAATGTATGGGATTAGACATTGGACCTAAGACGATTAAACTATTTAGCAAAATAATCCATGACTCTAAAACCATAGTGTGGAATGGTCCTATGGGCGTCTTTGAAATGTCTAATTTTGAACAAGGCACTAAATCTATTGCACTTGCTGTAGCCGAAGCAACATATAAAGGTTGCTTCTCATTAATAGGTGGTGGTGATTCAGTTGCCGCAATCAATAAATATCACTTAGAGGAAGATGTAAGTTATGTTTCTACAGGTGGTGGTGCTATGTTGGAATTATTAGAAGGCAAAACACTTCCAGGTGTTGCTGCGATTTTATCTTAG